A genomic window from Rattus norvegicus strain BN/NHsdMcwi chromosome 9, GRCr8, whole genome shotgun sequence includes:
- the LOC134480540 gene encoding uncharacterized protein LOC134480540 isoform X1, with protein sequence MFRQLLRLFRKERGDQGETTPGQREADPLSSETGRRKSFCGRLGFGRKASSQSVISKQEELLKELEELKFEIQKCQFERDELYQILDLYIYDDWDHRLDVELPVLQSEHEMRMMAMQMMTNSISDAMERYKELIQVNSSYRVRHSQLLREQAQLKNNIQILLNEKRKLLVEQTELPASSVEAKRLCEEARMNICDPSAKQQQV encoded by the exons atgtttcgccagctgctcaggctatttcggaaggaaaggggagatcaaggagagaccacaccaggtcagagggaagctgaccccctctctagtgaaacaggaaggaggaaatcattctgcggaaggcttg ggtttggtaggaaggcatcatcccaaagtgTCATCAGCAAGCAAGAGGAGcttctaaaggaactggaggaactcaaatttgaaatccagaagtgtcaattcgagagggatgaactttaccaaatcctggacctttatatctatgatgattgggaccacag gctggatgtcgaattgccagtacttcaatccgaacatgagatgagaatgatggctatgcaaatgatgaccaactcaataagtgatgccatggagaggtacaaggagctcatacaagtgaacagttcctaccg cgtgaggcactcccagctcctgcgtgaacaagctcaattgaagaacaatatacagattttgctgaatgagaagagaaaactgctggtggagcagactgaactgccagcatcctctgtggaggcaaagaggctctgtgaagaggccagaatgaacatctgtgaccccagtgccaagcaacagcag gtctga
- the LOC134480540 gene encoding uncharacterized protein LOC134480540 isoform X2, translated as MRMMAMQMMTNSISDAMERYKELIQVNSSYRVRHSQLLREQAQLKNNIQILLNEKRKLLVEQTELPASSVEAKRLCEEARMNICDPSAKQQQV; from the exons atgagaatgatggctatgcaaatgatgaccaactcaataagtgatgccatggagaggtacaaggagctcatacaagtgaacagttcctaccg cgtgaggcactcccagctcctgcgtgaacaagctcaattgaagaacaatatacagattttgctgaatgagaagagaaaactgctggtggagcagactgaactgccagcatcctctgtggaggcaaagaggctctgtgaagaggccagaatgaacatctgtgaccccagtgccaagcaacagcag gtctga